Sequence from the Aerococcus tenax genome:
GGTGCTGGTGGTTTTGGAAGCACAGGAAATTAGGAGGGATAGAAATGACACAAGAAGAATTAAGAGAACTTGTTGAAGAAATGATTGGCTAGGAGGTTAGGACATGGGAGCAATTCAAATTACTGAAAATATTAGAGTCCGCAGAAAAGACAAGCTCAATGTGGTGGTGGAGATTTTACAGACTGTTACCAATCCCAAGACTAAAGAGCGGCGGACTGAATGGGTAGAAAATGGCTTTTATCGTAACCTGAGGCAAGCCCTACAAGGTTTACGCACTAAAGATGGGTTAATACCTTACGAGGACCTAAAAACGGTTGAGGAATATCTAAGGGCCCTTAAAACGCAAGATCAAATTATAGCTAAAGTATGGGAGGAAAATGCTGATGTCGTTTAATAAGTTAAAGGATCCGATGTTCTGGTTCTACCTGCTTACAGCTGTCTATCTTATTGCAATAATTTGGGGAATAATCTTAGATCAAGTTAAGCCGCTAGAAGTCACTGGCCAGCCTGAATTGGTTGGCCAGTATGACATTACAGGCAGTGGACAAGTTAAGCGGACATTACAAATCTATAGGATCAAGACCAATAGGGGCGAAGAATTAGTAAGCACTGAATGGAGGGATAGCGATGGAAGAAACAAAGATTAAGCCAGAATACTACCGTCAAGATGTGGATGGGCCAGATGTCATTGATGTGATTGATATGCTAGGCATAGAGGATGGCTATGTAGGCTTTATGATTGGCAACGTCTTGAAGTACCTGGTCAGATTTCCTTTTAAGGGTGGCCTGGAGGACTTACTAAAGGCTAGGGAATATCTAGATCGCCTGATTGCCAGAGAAAAGAGGGTCCGTTATGGGTCTGATTAGTGTAGCTATCTTAGGACTAAGTGCTGTTTATTTGGTAGATCGTATGACTAAATACTAACTGTTTGGGGGACTGGCTATGTGGAGATTACCAAAAAGAGATGAGATAGATAAGTACGCTACCATAAATAAAGTCGAGTCCCTACTGGAAGAATATCCAAGGCTTTGCCGGGTGGCTGGGGTCAAGGTTCAGCAATCATTAACAGCTAACTACAATAGTGTAGCAGTATCTCATAGCACTACTAATACCAATGAGGAAAGCATAATCAATGCTATTGGCGCTAGAAAGGAGATCCAAGACATTGATTATGCTTTATCATTGCTTAATGATACAAACCGAAAGATATTAGAATATAAATATAAATATGGGTATGGTGATCGCTTTGCCTATAGTCGATTAGCTATTAGCGAGTCCACCTATTATCGCTATTTAATCAAGGCTAAGATAGAGTTTGCAGAAGCTTACTGTAATGGCGTACTACTAGTTAAAGATGGAGCAAGAGGTATAGGAGGAATCTGACAGTACCCTGCCTGATGAATCCACCTATTATGGTATAAGGGAAATCAAAAAGACCTCCCCCCTACTGTCAATTGCCAGTGCAGTAGTAAAGAATGAATGGCCACCTACCATGGGTGGCTTTTATTATATCCAGGAGGGATAACACTATGGCCAAGGCTAATCGTAGAGCAGATAGGCAAGGCGCTCACCGTGTACAGTTTGAGCGCAACCGCAAGAGAGTCTTAGCTACTCAAAGAACTTGCGGGATATGTGGCAAGCCAGTTGACGTAAGACTAAAGCAAGGTAATCCTTTAGCGCCAGTTGTTGACCACATAATTCCAATAGCTAAAGGTGGTCATCCAAGTGACATTAACAACCTACAGCTAGCGCATTGGACTTGTAACAGAATGAAATCAGATAAATTGTTTAAGAATGAGACAGAGCCTAAAGTGTTAGGAAATCGCAATTTACCGCAATCTAAGGACTGGAGTAAATACCGGCCAGCTCAGTAGGGGGGATACCACCCCCACCCCGTGGCCGGCCGGACTTCAGCCGTCTATTGCACATATTTTTTCATGAAAAGGAATGAAAGCAAGGAGTTGATCACATGGATAATCGAGGGATGGACTACCTCAAGCGTAAATTGGCCATATTTAGTGTAGGCGCAAAGAAAAAGTACGATTATTACGATTCAGAAGCGGCACCATATAACCGCAGCCCCCTAATGCCTGATGCTTTATTGGGGCGATATAACTCGGTTATTGGCTGGTGCTCAAAAGCAGTAGATGCCTTGGCAGATCGCCTGGTATTCCGGGAGTTTAGCAATGATGTCTTTGAGCTGAATGAAATTTTTGAGCTTAACAGCTCAGATATTTTCTATGATTCCGCCATTTTGTCCGCCTTGATCACGTCTTGCTGTTTTGTCTATGTGTCGATCGATAGCGAGGGCACACCTAAGCTACAAGTCATTGAGGGCACAGACGCTACTGGGATTATTGACCCGGTCACTGGCTTGCTTACCGAGGGCTATGCCGTGCTGGATCGTGATGAGATGGGCCAAGCCACACAAGAGGCTTACTTTAAAGCTGGCCAAACCATTTACTATAAGAACGGCAAAGAGGTGGATACTATCGCCACTCATGCTCCCTATGCTGCTTTGGTGCCTATCATCCATAGGCCTGATGCTAAGCGGCCTTTTGGGCGATCTAGGATAACTAAGGGCTGTATTTACTATCAAAATTATGCCCGGAGAACCCTAGAGCGGTCAGACATTTCAGCGGAATTTTATTCATTTCCGCAAAAGTACGTCACTGGGCTAAGCCAAGATACTGAGTTTATGGACTCTTGGAAAGCAGCTATTTCATCTATGCTGATTTTTCAAAAAGACGATGATGGGGATTCTCCTAAGTTAGGTTCGTTCCCTCAACAGTCCATGACACCATACCTGGAGCAGTTAAGAGCCGCAGCTAGTGGCTTTGCTGGAGAGTCCGGCTTAACTCTTGATGACTTAGGTTTTCCAAGTGATAACCCATCTAGTGCAGAGGCAATTAAAGCCAGCCATGAAACCTTGAGAGTTACCGCTAGAAAAGCACAACGCTGTTTTGGTAGTGGCTTCTTAAATGTTGGCTATATCGCTTGTTGCATGAGGGATAAATACCCATATCGCAGAGCAGCATTTTATAAATGCAAGCCAAAATGGGAGCCAGTCTTTGAGGCTGATGCTACAACCATGTCACTAGTGGGTGATGGAGCAATCAAGATTAACCAAGCTATCCCTGGTTACATGGATAAAGAAACTATTAGGGATCTAACCGGATTGGAGGGCGGCAATGGAGCAGGATATAACCCCCAAGCTTTGGGAGGCAATTCAGAGGGACTTTCAACGGCTTCTAAAGGAAGTCAAGCCGGGCAAGAGCTATAAAGATGCTGATGATTATGCAGATATTGTTGGCCAGGCAATGGCCAAGGCTTTTCATGACAATGCTGTTAACCTCCCCAACGATAAGATGTACTTTAATATAGCTGACAGACTTATAAGGGCCGCTATGAGCCGAAACTATGAGCTGGTGGCTAATTATACTGCCGACACTCAAACAGCCCTGAACAAGACCTCAGGATTAAATTTTAAGGGGTTAGCTGCTGACCTAGATGAGGATAAGGTTAAGAACCTGGTGGAAGTCGCTTGTGGGGCTGACGAGTATGCAACTGTAGCCCCCAAGGTAGAAAATGCCATGACTAGCTTTAGCCGGTCAGTGGTATCAGATACCCTTGAAAAGAATGTCAGTTTCCATCACAAGTTAGGCTTGCGGCCTAAAATTGTGCGAAAGCTAGGCGCTGGGACAGGCAAAAAGCGGTCCAATTCAAGGTGTGACTTTTGTAAAGAGCGTGTGGGGACTTTTGATTATAATAAGGACACTATAGACAAAGAAATCTTTAGAAGACATGCCCACTGTAACTGTACTTTGGAGTATTACCCGGGGGACGGTAAGAAGCAGAACCCATGGGAAGCCAAGAAAAAATGGGAAAAAGTTACTGAAAAAGATTTATCTTTTATCAAAGAGCAAGAAAAAGAAGCCCAAAATGCTAATAAGAAATTGCAATCTTTAGCCTATAGTAAGGCTTTAGAGCTTGGTTATTCACCTTTATCTCCTGGTGAGGTCGTCCCAATACTTAGAGAAGATGCCAAGGAGTGGCTGAATAAGCTAACGGCGGAGGAAAAGCGGGCTATCACAAAGTACACATTTAATGGCAAAGATCCTGATGGCCTAAGGCTGTTTGAAAAAATTAATGGATATTTGGACGGCTATTATAAGCCGGTCAACAGCAAAGAAGAAAAGACATTACTAAAATATGCAGGTTTAATAGAAAAGGGTTTATTGAGATATAACTTACAAAGGGATATAATTGTTTATAGGAAAGATTTTTATACTAGTGCATTAGAAAAGCCTATAGACAAATTCTTGAGTACCTCAATTAGTACTAAAGGTGTTTTAACCGGTAAACCTAATATTGCAATTATCGTTCCTAAAGGGACTAATGGGGGATATGTTGAATTATTAAGTCAAGAGAAATTTAAAAGGCAGCGAGAATTTTTATTTAATACAGACCTGGAGTTAGAAAAGTTAAAAGAAGATGGTCTGTATATCGTAAAAAGGAAGTGATAGAAATGACAGAAGATGTTAATAAACTTACAGATGAAGAAGTTGGTGCAATTATTCAAGCTAGATATAATGCTGAGAGCCGTAGACCAGAAACGGATGAGCAGCGTAGGTTGGCCGCAGAGCGTAAAAAGAAGCTTAAAGAGACCGTAAGAATGTTGCAACAGCAAGAATAGTAGACCACCGCAGATGTGAACGGTGGTTTTTTACGCCCATAATCGTGTGTTAATCGTGCGAAAATCAATAGGAAACCTGATATATCAACATTAAATCGTGAGTAAATCGTGCGAAGTCGCTAATAAGCGGCTTTTTTTATTTTGTCTTAAAAGGAGCGATGACATGACTAGATTAGGCAATCCAAGGCCTACAAGGTCAGTCATTTTGCCATATAAAAAGAGTAAATTCCAAGAAGCCATTGACTTATACGAAAAGAGCGGGAGGAAAGCTCAGCAGTGGCAAATTGACATGATGCAAGACATTATGGCCGTTAATGAAGACGGCTTATGGACACATGCAAAATTTGGCTATTCCTTGCCCCGGCGGAATGGTAAGAATGAGCTTGTGGTAATGAGGGAATTGTGGGGACTAGTGAACGGTGAAGAGATGATGCACACCGCTCACAGAATTTCAGCCTCCCATAGTGCCTGGGAAAAGCTTTGTTTTATGTTGGATAAGGCCGGTATAGAATACCGTTCTATCAGAGCTAAGGGGCAAGAATTAGTAGAATTGCCAGGCGGTGGCCGTGTACAATTTCGGACCAGGACTAGCAACGGTGGGCTTGGTGAGGGTGTAGACCTGATGATCATTGACGAGGCCCAAGAATATACTGATGATCAGGAATCATCTTTAAAATATGTTGTATCTTCTTCTAAAAACCCGCAAACAATCTTATTAGGTACACCACCTACAGCAGTATCAGCTGGTACAGTTTTCCCGGGGTTTCGTAAAGCGGTACTTAGTGGGGATAGCCCTGATAATGGCTGGGCTGAGTGGGGTGTAGACGAGGAAAAAGACCCACATGACGTAGAAGCTTGGTACTTTACCAACCCATCCTTAGGCACCATTCTGACGGAAAGAATTATCAGAAGTGAAATTGGCCCGGACACGGACGACTTTAACATTCAGCGGCTGGGTTTGTGGATCTCTTACAATCAGAAATCAGAAATTAGCGCCGAGGAATGGGAGAGATTGCGGGTTAAGCGCCTGCCTAAGCTTACAGGGAAGATGTTTGTAGGTATTAAATATGGCAATGATGGGGCTAATGTAGCCATGAGCATTGCTATTAAGACCTCCCGGGGAAAAGTTTTTGTTGAGACCATTGACTGCCGTTCAGTGCGGGCAGGAAATGACTGGATCCTTGCTTTTCTTACTGCTGCCAAGCCTGAAAAGGTGGTTATTGATGGCGCTAGTGGTCAGGGGTTATTGGCCAGAGAAATGAAAGATGAGCGCTTAAAAGCTCCTATATTACCCACTGTTAAGGAGATCATCCATGCCAATGCCGACTGGGAGCAAGGTATTTACCAGGAAAGCATACAGCATAAAGGACAACCATCCCTGGTACAGATCGTGACCAATTGCGAAAAGCGAAACATTGGATCTGCTGGGGGCTTTGGTTATAAGTCACAGTTTGAGGATATGGACGTTGCTTTAATGGACTCTTGCATATTGGCCCACTGGGCATGTGTAGAAACTAAACCAGCTAAAAAGCAAAAAGTATGGTATTAAATTTATTTTTGACCTGAGTACGTCATTAAACTGCTCTTTTTTCGTTCGCCAAAAGCGTTATTTTGGCTATCAATCGTGGCCGCTACCACGTAAAAAGCGTAGAGAGGAAGATGTATAATGAACCGCAAATTTTTGGAGGATTTAGGACTAGAAAAGACAGCAGTTGATAGCATTATGGCTGAATATGGTAAGTCAATTAACACTTATAAGGACCAAGAAGCCGAGCTAGAGGCGCTGAAAGAGCAAAACAAAGTCCTGGAGCAAGCCAGCCAAGACGCAAGTAATAAATACACTCAACTGGAGAGCAGCTTGCAGGAAAAACAAGCATCCATTGATGATTTAACTAAGCAACTGGATGGCGCTAACCTACAAAATTTACGAGTACAGGCAGCCCTTGACAATG
This genomic interval carries:
- a CDS encoding phage portal protein, with product MDNRGMDYLKRKLAIFSVGAKKKYDYYDSEAAPYNRSPLMPDALLGRYNSVIGWCSKAVDALADRLVFREFSNDVFELNEIFELNSSDIFYDSAILSALITSCCFVYVSIDSEGTPKLQVIEGTDATGIIDPVTGLLTEGYAVLDRDEMGQATQEAYFKAGQTIYYKNGKEVDTIATHAPYAALVPIIHRPDAKRPFGRSRITKGCIYYQNYARRTLERSDISAEFYSFPQKYVTGLSQDTEFMDSWKAAISSMLIFQKDDDGDSPKLGSFPQQSMTPYLEQLRAAASGFAGESGLTLDDLGFPSDNPSSAEAIKASHETLRVTARKAQRCFGSGFLNVGYIACCMRDKYPYRRAAFYKCKPKWEPVFEADATTMSLVGDGAIKINQAIPGYMDKETIRDLTGLEGGNGAGYNPQALGGNSEGLSTASKGSQAGQEL
- a CDS encoding ArpU family phage packaging/lysis transcriptional regulator, with amino-acid sequence MWRLPKRDEIDKYATINKVESLLEEYPRLCRVAGVKVQQSLTANYNSVAVSHSTTNTNEESIINAIGARKEIQDIDYALSLLNDTNRKILEYKYKYGYGDRFAYSRLAISESTYYRYLIKAKIEFAEAYCNGVLLVKDGARGIGGI
- a CDS encoding terminase, producing MTRLGNPRPTRSVILPYKKSKFQEAIDLYEKSGRKAQQWQIDMMQDIMAVNEDGLWTHAKFGYSLPRRNGKNELVVMRELWGLVNGEEMMHTAHRISASHSAWEKLCFMLDKAGIEYRSIRAKGQELVELPGGGRVQFRTRTSNGGLGEGVDLMIIDEAQEYTDDQESSLKYVVSSSKNPQTILLGTPPTAVSAGTVFPGFRKAVLSGDSPDNGWAEWGVDEEKDPHDVEAWYFTNPSLGTILTERIIRSEIGPDTDDFNIQRLGLWISYNQKSEISAEEWERLRVKRLPKLTGKMFVGIKYGNDGANVAMSIAIKTSRGKVFVETIDCRSVRAGNDWILAFLTAAKPEKVVIDGASGQGLLAREMKDERLKAPILPTVKEIIHANADWEQGIYQESIQHKGQPSLVQIVTNCEKRNIGSAGGFGYKSQFEDMDVALMDSCILAHWACVETKPAKKQKVWY
- a CDS encoding capsid assembly scaffolding protein Gp46 family protein, whose protein sequence is MNRKFLEDLGLEKTAVDSIMAEYGKSINTYKDQEAELEALKEQNKVLEQASQDASNKYTQLESSLQEKQASIDDLTKQLDGANLQNLRVQAALDNGLPYTFADRLKGSDEESLKADAKSFAELYNNKPNPEPPMKSTEPNNGSVNPYAQMADNLINSIAD
- a CDS encoding HNH endonuclease signature motif containing protein — its product is MAKANRRADRQGAHRVQFERNRKRVLATQRTCGICGKPVDVRLKQGNPLAPVVDHIIPIAKGGHPSDINNLQLAHWTCNRMKSDKLFKNETEPKVLGNRNLPQSKDWSKYRPAQ
- a CDS encoding ADP-ribosyltransferase, whose protein sequence is MEQDITPKLWEAIQRDFQRLLKEVKPGKSYKDADDYADIVGQAMAKAFHDNAVNLPNDKMYFNIADRLIRAAMSRNYELVANYTADTQTALNKTSGLNFKGLAADLDEDKVKNLVEVACGADEYATVAPKVENAMTSFSRSVVSDTLEKNVSFHHKLGLRPKIVRKLGAGTGKKRSNSRCDFCKERVGTFDYNKDTIDKEIFRRHAHCNCTLEYYPGDGKKQNPWEAKKKWEKVTEKDLSFIKEQEKEAQNANKKLQSLAYSKALELGYSPLSPGEVVPILREDAKEWLNKLTAEEKRAITKYTFNGKDPDGLRLFEKINGYLDGYYKPVNSKEEKTLLKYAGLIEKGLLRYNLQRDIIVYRKDFYTSALEKPIDKFLSTSISTKGVLTGKPNIAIIVPKGTNGGYVELLSQEKFKRQREFLFNTDLELEKLKEDGLYIVKRK
- a CDS encoding DUF3310 domain-containing protein; the encoded protein is MEETKIKPEYYRQDVDGPDVIDVIDMLGIEDGYVGFMIGNVLKYLVRFPFKGGLEDLLKAREYLDRLIAREKRVRYGSD